From Erigeron canadensis isolate Cc75 chromosome 8, C_canadensis_v1, whole genome shotgun sequence, one genomic window encodes:
- the LOC122580480 gene encoding probable serine/threonine-protein kinase At1g54610: MGCLLCKRATPDHHNQNPGSKTQNGAVSSARHNVERVVCLGKEKDGVGVDRIRESVGEVSGQGLKGPGPKPGYGLKVAHGWPSWLCDVAGDAIKDWTPRRANTFEKIDKIGQGTYSNVYKAKDLITGKIVALKKVRFDNLEPESVKFMAREILILKKLNHPNIIKLEGLVTSRMSCSLYLVFEYMEHDLSGLAAVQGVKFTEPQVKCYIKQLLSGLEHCHQNGVLHRDIKGSNLLIDNDGILKIADFGLASFYNPQHKQPMTSRVVTLWYRPPELLLGATYYGVSVDLWSAGCILAELLAGKPILPGRTEVEQLHKIFKLCGSPSDEYWKKYRLPNATLFKPQHPYKRCIVETFKDFPPSSLPLLENLLAIDPKDRGSATSALNSNFFTSEPYACEPSELPKYPPSKEIDAKLREEEARRQRGLSKSHVADGNRRTRARERISRAVPAPEANAELQSNLDRRRIATEANAKSKSEKFPPPHQDATLGYPSHNGVLVSFTTTDDKSSGSSFFESKSSRSVKEPGINGGSSRSKKTKKEPSRKFIRTFLPASLSLSMDFRFRNKESASEVFSSGR, translated from the exons ATGGGATGTTTGCTTTGTAAGAGAGCAACCCCAGATCATCATAATCAAAACCCAGGTTCCAAAACCCAAAATGGTGCAGTTTCTTCAGCTAGGCATAACGTCGAACGGGTGGTGTGTTTGGGTAAAGAAAAAGATGGTGTTGGTGTTGATAGGATCCGGGAATCTGTTGGTGAAGTTTCGGGTCAGGGTCTGAAAGGGCCGGGCCCGAAGCCGGGGTATGGGTTGAAGGTGGCTCATGGATGGCCTTCTTGGCTTTGTGATGTTGCTGGTGATGCTATTAAAGATTGGACTCCTAGACGTGCTAATACTTTTGAAAAAATTGATAAG ATTGGACAAGGGACATATAGCAATGTATATAAAGCTAAGGATCTAATAACTGGGAAGATAGTTGCGTTGAAGAAAGTTAGGTTTGATAATTTAGAGCCAGAAAGTGTCAAGTTTATGGCAAGAGAGATTCTTATATTGAAGAAGTTAAATCATCCAAATATTATCAAGCTTGAAGGATTGGTTACTTCAAGAATGTCCTGTAGTCTTTACCTTGTATTTGAATACATGGAACATGATCTCTCCGGTCTTGCTGCTGTTCAAGGTGTCAAGTTTACAGAGCCACAG GTCAAGTGCTACATCAAACAGCTACTCTCTGGGCTTGAGCATTGCCATCAGAATGGTGTGCTGCACCGTGATATTAAAGGATCTAATTTACTGATCGACAATGATGGAATTCTCAAAATTGCTGATTTTGGGTTGGCTTCTTTTTATAATCCACAACATAAGCAACCGATGACTAGTCGTGTTGTTACCCTCTGGTACCGACCGCCAGAGCTTCTTCTGGGTGCCACTTATTATGGTGTCAGTGTTGACCTGTGGAGTGCCGGTTGCATCTTGGCTGAGCTTCTTGCTGGGAAACCAATATTACCCGGACGGACAGAG GTTGAACAATTGCACAAGATATTCAAATTATGTGGCTCTCCATCAGATGAATATTGGAAGAAATACCGGTTGCCAAATGCGACTCTTTTTAAGCCACAACATCCATACAAGCGTTGTATAGTAGAAACATTTAAAGATTTTCCACCTTCTTCTCTACCTTTACTGGAAAATCTTCTTGCAATTGATCCTAAAGACCGTGGGTCTGCCACGTCAGCCTTGAATAGCAAT TTCTTCACCTCAGAACCTTATGCCTGTGAACCATCAGAATTACCAAAATATCCCCCCAGCAAAGAAATCGATGCTAAATTAAGAGAGGAAGAAGCTCGAAG GCAAAGAGGTTTGAGTAAATCCCATGTTGCGGATGGAAATAGAAGAACAAGAGCCCGAGAACGGATTAGCCGTGCAGTTCCAGCCCCCGAAGCCAATGCAGAGCTCCAATCCAACTTAGAT AGAAGACGAATTGCAACAGAAGCAAATGCCAAAAGCAAGAGCGAGAAATTTCCACCTCCCCATCAAGATGCTACTCTCGGGTATCCATCACATAATGGTGTCCTGGTCTCTTTCACCACAACCGATGATAAATCATCCGGCTCCTCGTTTTTTGAGTCAAAGTCTTCAAGATCAGTCAAAGAACCAGGGATCAATGGTGGGTCTTCAAGGTCTAAAAAGACCAAGAAGGAACCATCACGTAAGTTCATACGAACCTTTCTTCCAGCCTCACTTAGTCTGTCAATGGATTTTAGGTTTAGAAACAAAGAATCCGCTTCAGAGGTTTTTAGCAGTGGAAGGTAG